In Methanobrevibacter sp. TMH8, one genomic interval encodes:
- a CDS encoding GDP-mannose 4,6-dehydratase — translation MNLKNKNVLITGISGFVGSYLTESLLELGANVTGFDRKYEDTNGNNNLNVFKGDLLDINSLNNALDQDIDFIFHLAAQPFIPRSFEKPKETHEINGLGTLNLLETVVSKDLGCKVIFASSSDEYGLVFSSKKQYLDAKKKYGNIFPEPTSFPELPISEENPLRPMSPYAVSKVYGDFLMRNYYHAYGLDTVVSRSFSHEGPGRGSMFVTSVITEQIDKFRKGIIDSISIGNVNAFRDWSHVKDIIDGYILLAEKGISGEVYNQGSMRTNSILTYILLSLESVGYEIDRIETINNDKIIKNPTELDNNELFGVKFEKTKVDNLILTNKLNFNLDDKGIIVFTNSEKIKILFDKTRFRPADVPILLSNNEKISKLGFKVNYSIDCIIKDQLNFLK, via the coding sequence ATGAATTTGAAGAATAAAAATGTTTTAATAACTGGAATATCTGGTTTTGTAGGTTCTTATTTAACTGAATCTTTATTAGAACTTGGGGCAAATGTCACTGGTTTTGATAGAAAATATGAAGATACTAATGGAAATAATAATTTAAATGTTTTTAAAGGAGATTTATTAGATATAAACTCCTTAAATAATGCTTTAGATCAGGATATAGATTTTATTTTTCATTTAGCTGCTCAACCATTTATACCAAGATCTTTTGAAAAACCAAAAGAAACTCATGAAATTAATGGATTAGGTACTTTAAATCTATTAGAAACAGTTGTGTCAAAAGATTTGGGATGTAAGGTCATATTTGCTAGTTCAAGTGATGAATATGGTTTAGTATTTTCCTCCAAAAAGCAATATTTAGATGCTAAAAAAAAATATGGAAATATTTTCCCAGAACCTACTTCTTTTCCAGAATTGCCAATTTCTGAGGAAAATCCTTTAAGACCAATGTCTCCATATGCTGTTAGTAAAGTTTATGGAGATTTTTTAATGAGAAATTATTATCATGCTTATGGTTTAGATACAGTTGTTTCAAGATCTTTTTCTCATGAAGGTCCGGGTAGAGGATCAATGTTTGTAACTTCAGTTATTACAGAGCAAATTGATAAATTTAGAAAAGGAATAATTGATAGTATAAGTATTGGTAATGTAAATGCATTTAGAGATTGGAGTCATGTTAAAGATATTATTGATGGATATATTTTATTAGCTGAAAAAGGTATTAGTGGTGAAGTTTATAATCAAGGTTCTATGAGGACAAATTCTATTTTAACCTATATTTTATTAAGTTTAGAATCTGTAGGATATGAGATTGATAGAATCGAAACAATAAATAATGATAAAATTATTAAAAACCCTACAGAATTAGATAATAATGAGTTATTTGGTGTAAAATTCGAAAAAACTAAAGTTGATAATTTAATACTTACTAATAAACTAAATTTTAACCTAGATGATAAAGGAATAATAGTATTTACTAATTCAGAAAAAATAAAAATACTATTCGATAAAACTAGGTTTCGTCCAGCTGATGTTCCAATATTACTTTCAAATAATGAAAAAATTAGCAAATTAGGGTTCAAAGTGAATTATTCTATTGATTGTATCATTAAAGATCAATTAAACTTTTTAAAATGA
- a CDS encoding uroporphyrinogen-III synthase has protein sequence MEKNENKIIVAITRPFNRIDEAVSIVESHGATPFIAPTLELKLSNTESLKALVELVNDLDWLVFTSPTSIESIFNFYPDFREKVNENCQIATIGHKTEEVAAQYGLTTDLIPEDYTAEGLLKAFKNINIKNSLIGIPRTLAARDTLPEGLEKMGADVILAESYESIIPLDTVRIEVLIGKILSSEIDAITFTSPLTAENLFKIATEEQIPELVNKLSKNVLTVSIGPITYKTLKNLGVESIYPKKYTVKDMMELMFENL, from the coding sequence ATGGAAAAAAATGAAAATAAGATAATCGTAGCTATTACACGACCTTTTAATAGAATAGACGAAGCTGTATCTATTGTAGAATCTCATGGAGCCACTCCGTTTATAGCTCCAACACTTGAATTAAAGTTAAGTAATACAGAATCTCTCAAAGCATTAGTAGAATTAGTTAATGATTTAGATTGGTTAGTATTTACATCACCAACATCAATAGAATCTATTTTTAATTTTTACCCAGATTTTAGAGAAAAAGTTAATGAAAATTGTCAAATAGCTACTATTGGACATAAAACAGAAGAAGTAGCTGCCCAGTACGGTTTAACAACTGATTTGATTCCTGAAGATTATACTGCAGAAGGACTTCTGAAAGCATTTAAAAACATTAATATAAAAAATAGTCTAATCGGAATTCCAAGAACATTAGCTGCAAGAGACACACTTCCAGAAGGATTAGAAAAAATGGGTGCTGATGTTATCTTAGCTGAAAGCTATGAATCAATCATACCTTTAGATACAGTTCGAATTGAAGTTCTTATTGGGAAAATATTAAGCTCAGAAATTGATGCAATAACATTTACAAGTCCTTTAACTGCTGAAAATCTTTTTAAAATAGCGACTGAAGAACAAATTCCAGAATTAGTTAATAAATTATCAAAAAATGTGTTGACTGTGTCTATTGGACCTATAACATATAAAACTCTTAAAAATTTAGGTGTTGAATCCATTTATCCTAAAAAATATACTGTGAAAGATATGATGGAATTGATGTTTGAAAACTTATAA
- the cobA gene encoding uroporphyrinogen-III C-methyltransferase: MVVYLIGAGPGDPDLITLKAVKALNIADVVIYDRLANEEILKHAPDKAKLIYVGKKAGEHYKSQDEINEIIINEAKDDNNEIIIRLKGGDPFVFGRGGEEILDLIKENISFEIIPGVTSAIGAPTSVGLPVTHRAIATSFTVVTGHEDPTKDKKQVKWDYTADTIIVLMGIGKIKENTSEMMKYRDPKTPACVIESGTLPNEKIIFGTLENIADKNINTPAILIVGNVIDVFKEINEFKNKKINIS, translated from the coding sequence ATGGTTGTTTATTTAATTGGAGCAGGTCCTGGTGATCCGGATCTTATCACTCTTAAAGCTGTAAAAGCATTGAATATTGCAGATGTTGTAATATATGATAGATTGGCCAATGAAGAAATATTAAAACACGCCCCAGATAAAGCCAAACTAATTTATGTTGGTAAAAAAGCTGGAGAACATTATAAATCTCAAGATGAAATAAATGAAATAATTATTAATGAAGCAAAAGATGATAATAATGAAATTATCATAAGACTTAAAGGAGGAGATCCTTTTGTCTTTGGAAGAGGAGGAGAAGAAATATTAGACTTAATAAAAGAAAATATTTCATTTGAAATTATACCAGGTGTAACTTCAGCTATTGGAGCACCTACTTCAGTCGGCCTTCCAGTTACCCATAGAGCAATAGCTACATCATTTACAGTAGTTACTGGCCATGAAGACCCAACAAAAGATAAAAAACAAGTTAAATGGGATTATACTGCAGACACAATCATTGTTTTAATGGGAATTGGAAAAATAAAAGAAAATACTTCAGAAATGATGAAATATAGAGATCCTAAAACTCCTGCTTGTGTTATTGAAAGTGGTACTCTTCCAAATGAAAAAATAATATTTGGAACTTTAGAAAATATAGCTGACAAAAATATTAACACCCCTGCAATTCTTATTGTTGGGAATGTTATAGATGTCTTTAAAGAGATTAATGAATTTAAAAATAAAAAAATTAATATTTCTTAA
- the purQ gene encoding phosphoribosylformylglycinamidine synthase subunit PurQ translates to MKIGVIRFPGSNCDRDVYHAIELADGEPEYVWWNKENLTNLDAVVIPGGFSYGDYLRAGAIASITPVVEGIKSLVKEEKPVLGICNGAQILAEIGLVPGVFTVNENPKFNCEWVDLKVSTNRTPFTSNFKKNQIIKMPVAHAEGRYFVEDLESLRDNDQIVLQFENKNPNGSLEAITGVCDETGLICAVMPHPERASEEILGSDDGLNFFKGMIKSL, encoded by the coding sequence ATGAAAATAGGAGTAATAAGATTTCCAGGTTCTAACTGTGACAGAGATGTTTATCATGCTATTGAACTAGCTGATGGAGAGCCTGAATATGTTTGGTGGAATAAAGAAAATCTCACCAATCTAGATGCAGTTGTAATCCCTGGAGGATTTTCCTATGGAGATTATCTTCGTGCAGGAGCAATAGCTTCTATCACACCAGTTGTGGAAGGAATAAAATCTCTTGTAAAAGAAGAAAAACCAGTGCTTGGAATATGTAATGGTGCACAGATATTAGCTGAAATAGGTCTTGTTCCAGGAGTTTTTACTGTAAATGAAAATCCCAAATTTAACTGTGAATGGGTTGATTTGAAAGTATCTACTAATAGAACTCCATTTACAAGTAACTTTAAAAAAAATCAGATTATAAAAATGCCAGTAGCTCATGCTGAAGGTAGATATTTTGTAGAAGATCTTGAAAGTCTAAGAGATAATGACCAGATAGTTCTTCAATTTGAAAACAAAAATCCTAATGGTTCTCTTGAAGCTATAACTGGAGTATGTGATGAAACTGGACTTATATGTGCAGTTATGCCACATCCTGAAAGAGCTTCAGAAGAGATATTAGGTTCTGATGATGGTTTGAATTTTTTTAAAGGAATGATAAAAAGTTTATAA
- the purS gene encoding phosphoribosylformylglycinamidine synthase subunit PurS, giving the protein MIFNVEVKISLKKGMLNPESSTIERALDLLGYKVENTDTIDIITFQMDENNESKVLEEVEDMCQRLLCNPVIHDYEITVTS; this is encoded by the coding sequence ATGATATTTAATGTTGAAGTTAAAATTTCATTGAAAAAAGGAATGTTAAACCCAGAAAGCTCAACAATAGAACGAGCTTTAGATTTACTTGGATATAAAGTAGAAAATACTGACACAATTGATATAATCACCTTTCAAATGGATGAAAATAATGAATCAAAAGTCTTAGAAGAAGTTGAAGATATGTGTCAAAGATTACTTTGTAATCCTGTGATTCATGATTATGAAATAACTGTAACTAGCTAA
- the purC gene encoding phosphoribosylaminoimidazolesuccinocarboxamide synthase: MSDSKKLIYAGKAKDVFETENSDEVIVDFRDDITAGDGAKKDNLQGKGHCNSLISSKLFEVLEENNINTQYIKLIKTGSMLSKKLDMIPLEVIARNIATGSLLKRFPFEKNQKLDPPIIQMDYKNDEYHDPMLNDEISIALGIATQKELDEIKKITLKINEVLSKFLKEKGILLVDFKLEFGKDKDGNIVLGDEISPDTCRYWDINTLETLDKDSFRQGQENVMDIYEQVCGMIVDEEDAKRWKI; encoded by the coding sequence ATGAGTGATTCTAAAAAATTAATCTATGCTGGAAAAGCTAAAGATGTTTTTGAAACTGAAAATTCTGATGAAGTGATAGTTGATTTTAGAGATGATATTACTGCAGGAGATGGAGCTAAAAAAGATAATCTGCAAGGAAAAGGCCATTGCAACTCATTAATATCTTCAAAATTGTTTGAAGTTTTAGAAGAAAATAATATCAATACCCAATATATTAAATTGATTAAAACAGGATCTATGTTATCTAAAAAACTAGATATGATTCCTCTTGAAGTAATAGCTAGAAATATAGCTACTGGAAGTCTTTTAAAACGATTCCCATTTGAAAAAAATCAAAAACTAGATCCTCCTATAATACAAATGGATTACAAAAATGATGAATACCATGACCCTATGTTAAATGATGAAATAAGCATAGCATTAGGAATAGCTACACAAAAAGAACTTGATGAAATAAAAAAAATAACACTTAAAATTAATGAAGTTCTAAGTAAATTTTTAAAAGAAAAAGGAATTCTTTTAGTAGACTTTAAACTTGAATTTGGAAAAGATAAAGATGGAAATATCGTTCTTGGAGATGAAATTAGTCCAGATACCTGTAGGTATTGGGATATAAATACTCTTGAAACTTTAGACAAAGATTCATTCAGACAAGGGCAAGAAAATGTTATGGATATCTATGAACAAGTTTGTGGAATGATTGTTGATGAAGAGGATGCTAAAAGATGGAAAATTTAA
- the glmS gene encoding glutamine--fructose-6-phosphate transaminase (isomerizing), whose product MCGIVGCVLKNRKAAPILLDCISKLEYRGYDSVGIATADDNGIHLKKDSGKIEEVNNKIDLGEMPGEFGIAHVRWATHGIPSKENSHPHTDNSENIAVVHNGIIENYAEIKESLESEGFVFKSQTDTEVIPILIEKFMDKGFDLEESLRKTVEMINGSYAIGAISKDNPKEIVAARKDSPLIVGVGDFDFFIASDAPAILNYTNNIIYVDNGEFVVLNEEGAVIKDSDGNIVDKKIEVINWTADMAQKEGYDYFMLKEIHEQDQVIRDTLSEKDNISEIVSKLDDINRICFVACGTSYHASLTGKYLIESMAGIPTDVILASEFKYSANALDDKTLTIFISQSGETADTLKALRRANKTSKTLAIVNVLGSSATREAEFVIYTRAGPEIGVAATKTYISQLVCIYLFAAILADNDEILNRLEIIPDYILDVLNKEDEIKEIAYKYKDAKDFFFIGRGLAYPTALEGALKLKEITYIHGEGYAAGELKHGPLALIDKKIPVVVVVPPGNGYDKTMSNLEEVRARGADVITIGPCGVEAIKRESKDSFCVNNEVDEIIAPLVYVVPLQLLSYYVSIERNLDPDKPKNLAKCVTVE is encoded by the coding sequence ATGTGCGGGATTGTTGGATGTGTATTAAAAAATAGGAAGGCGGCTCCAATTCTTTTAGATTGTATTAGTAAACTTGAATATAGGGGTTATGATTCTGTAGGTATAGCTACGGCTGATGATAATGGGATTCACTTAAAAAAGGATTCTGGAAAAATTGAAGAAGTTAATAATAAGATTGATCTTGGTGAAATGCCTGGAGAGTTTGGAATAGCTCATGTTAGATGGGCAACTCATGGAATTCCAAGTAAAGAAAATTCACATCCTCATACTGATAATAGTGAGAATATAGCTGTTGTTCACAATGGAATAATTGAAAATTATGCTGAAATTAAAGAATCTCTTGAATCAGAAGGTTTTGTTTTCAAATCTCAGACTGATACTGAAGTCATTCCAATTTTAATCGAAAAATTTATGGATAAAGGGTTTGATTTAGAAGAATCTCTTAGGAAAACTGTTGAAATGATAAATGGCTCTTATGCTATTGGTGCAATTTCTAAAGATAATCCTAAAGAAATAGTTGCTGCAAGAAAAGACAGTCCTTTGATTGTGGGTGTAGGAGATTTTGATTTTTTCATTGCTTCTGATGCTCCAGCTATTTTGAATTATACTAATAATATAATTTATGTTGATAATGGAGAATTTGTCGTTTTAAACGAAGAAGGTGCAGTTATCAAAGATTCTGATGGGAATATAGTTGATAAAAAAATTGAAGTGATTAATTGGACTGCAGATATGGCTCAAAAAGAGGGATATGATTATTTCATGCTTAAAGAGATTCATGAACAAGATCAGGTCATTAGAGATACTTTATCTGAAAAAGATAATATTTCTGAAATAGTTTCGAAATTAGATGATATTAATCGAATCTGTTTTGTTGCTTGTGGTACATCATATCATGCTTCTTTAACTGGAAAATATCTTATTGAATCAATGGCTGGTATTCCAACTGATGTTATACTTGCTTCTGAGTTTAAATATTCTGCTAATGCATTGGATGATAAAACTCTTACTATATTTATTAGTCAATCTGGTGAAACTGCAGATACTCTCAAAGCTTTAAGAAGAGCTAATAAAACTTCTAAAACATTAGCTATTGTAAATGTTTTAGGTAGTTCAGCTACTCGCGAAGCTGAATTTGTTATTTATACAAGAGCAGGTCCTGAGATTGGAGTTGCAGCTACTAAAACCTATATAAGTCAATTAGTCTGTATATATTTGTTTGCAGCTATTTTAGCAGATAATGATGAAATTTTGAATAGATTAGAAATAATTCCAGATTATATTTTAGATGTTTTGAATAAAGAAGATGAAATTAAAGAAATAGCTTATAAATATAAAGATGCTAAAGATTTTTTCTTTATTGGAAGGGGACTAGCTTATCCAACAGCTTTAGAAGGAGCACTTAAATTAAAAGAAATTACTTATATCCATGGGGAAGGTTATGCTGCAGGTGAACTTAAACATGGGCCACTTGCCTTGATTGATAAGAAAATCCCTGTTGTTGTCGTTGTTCCTCCAGGTAATGGATATGATAAAACTATGAGTAACCTTGAGGAAGTTAGAGCTCGTGGTGCTGATGTAATAACTATTGGTCCTTGTGGTGTTGAAGCTATTAAAAGGGAATCAAAAGATTCATTTTGTGTTAATAATGAAGTAGATGAAATTATTGCTCCTCTTGTTTATGTAGTACCATTACAATTACTATCTTATTATGTAAGTATAGAAAGAAATTTAGACCCTGATAAACCAAAAAATTTAGCTAAATGTGTAACTGTCGAATAA
- a CDS encoding sugar phosphate nucleotidyltransferase, translating into MSETVGMILCGGFGKRLRPVTEKIPKPLVEIKDDYTILDKQLFDFKNADIKDVYLLTGFLNEKIKERYGNEYKGINIHYIIEDEPLGTLNAIRLGMDAIDDNIQSIIRNGDVVADLNIKKMIEQGEKSDYPFLIFITQMQSPYGIVETSGDRLVSFKEKPLLDYYINGGVYFSKGKLNFGEFKTGDIEKTLFPIMAKENKIGYYKEDNLFWMAIDTNKELESVRKEYENRTDKPWGYEKVLIYTEKYLTKELFIKEGFQTSFHYHEKKDETMYIISGAGYIEFNDKKEYFSKNDTIRIEPNKKHSIVATENTVLHEVSTPYLDDTIRVNDFYTR; encoded by the coding sequence ATGTCAGAAACAGTAGGAATGATTCTTTGTGGAGGCTTTGGGAAAAGACTCAGACCAGTAACTGAAAAAATTCCAAAACCTTTAGTAGAGATAAAGGATGATTATACAATTTTAGATAAACAATTATTTGATTTTAAAAATGCGGATATTAAAGATGTTTATCTTTTAACTGGTTTTTTAAATGAAAAAATTAAAGAAAGATATGGTAATGAGTATAAAGGAATAAATATTCATTATATCATTGAAGATGAACCTCTTGGAACACTAAATGCAATTCGTCTTGGAATGGATGCTATTGATGATAATATTCAATCTATTATAAGAAATGGTGATGTAGTAGCTGACTTAAATATAAAAAAAATGATTGAACAAGGTGAAAAATCAGATTATCCATTTTTAATTTTTATAACTCAAATGCAATCTCCATATGGTATTGTAGAGACTAGTGGAGATAGATTAGTTTCTTTTAAAGAAAAACCTCTTCTTGATTATTATATAAACGGAGGAGTCTATTTTTCTAAAGGAAAACTTAATTTTGGGGAATTCAAAACTGGAGATATTGAAAAAACTTTATTTCCAATAATGGCTAAAGAAAATAAAATTGGATATTATAAAGAAGATAATCTCTTTTGGATGGCTATTGATACAAATAAAGAGTTAGAATCAGTTAGAAAAGAGTATGAAAATAGAACTGATAAGCCATGGGGCTATGAAAAAGTTTTAATATATACTGAAAAATATCTTACTAAAGAGCTTTTTATTAAGGAAGGTTTTCAAACTTCTTTCCATTATCATGAAAAAAAGGATGAAACAATGTATATAATCTCAGGAGCAGGTTACATAGAATTTAATGATAAAAAAGAATACTTCAGTAAAAATGATACAATAAGAATAGAACCTAATAAGAAACATTCAATTGTAGCTACTGAAAACACTGTTCTTCATGAAGTATCTACTCCCTATTTAGATGATACTATTAGAGTAAATGATTTTTATACTAGATAG
- a CDS encoding FkbM family methyltransferase, whose translation MKKLMSFAQDAEDLILFSFLDEIKNGFYVDVGANDPWKGSITKLFYDLGWNGINIEPLPDMYNALVEDRKRDINVNLGAGDKEGILDLFVSEGCSTFDNDNVLNTKEVISVKVKKLTDIISENIEIINTEIHFCKIDVENFEKQVLSGLNLDKIRPWIFCIESTLPLTKIPTYKSWENILLDNNYYLLCSKGVNRYYADKSKKDLFDKKIKNYITLKEKYDIFYALNKNTKPYKILKHIDKTFYFFTDKYYRIKYKKF comes from the coding sequence TTGAAAAAATTAATGTCATTTGCACAAGATGCAGAGGATTTAATATTGTTTAGTTTTTTAGATGAAATTAAGAATGGTTTTTATGTAGATGTCGGAGCAAATGACCCTTGGAAAGGTTCAATCACTAAATTATTTTATGATTTAGGATGGAATGGCATAAATATAGAACCTTTGCCTGATATGTATAATGCATTAGTTGAGGATAGGAAAAGAGATATTAATGTTAATCTTGGAGCCGGAGATAAGGAAGGGATATTAGATTTATTTGTCTCTGAAGGGTGTTCTACTTTTGATAATGATAATGTTTTAAATACTAAGGAAGTTATATCTGTAAAAGTAAAAAAGTTGACTGATATAATTTCTGAGAATATTGAGATAATAAATACAGAAATCCATTTTTGTAAAATTGATGTTGAAAATTTTGAAAAACAGGTTTTATCAGGTTTAAATTTAGACAAAATCAGGCCGTGGATTTTTTGTATTGAATCAACACTTCCACTTACGAAAATACCAACATATAAATCATGGGAAAATATTTTATTAGATAACAATTATTATCTCTTATGTTCTAAAGGAGTTAATCGTTATTATGCAGATAAAAGTAAGAAAGATTTATTTGATAAAAAAATTAAAAATTATATCACTTTAAAAGAAAAATATGACATCTTTTATGCTTTAAATAAAAATACTAAACCATATAAAATTTTAAAGCATATTGATAAAACATTTTATTTTTTTACAGATAAATATTACCGAATAAAATATAAGAAATTTTAA
- a CDS encoding MnmC family methyltransferase translates to MNNHLDFESDSIEKFHKIIREYLSKEKESSDPIHRQKLSKIFHDYIIQTEDESYTINSPSFGGKVETMHNSNGAITESFEKFVKPFKESYFLNNNIQKDTDFSYSKDIAILDICSGLGYNSSAIIDEFLKNKGKNSSLSIDLAEISIETLAMGLLIPSPIKNHDIIKKAIESKLIEEDFAKLSIEKTEIPENIDINIFCEDARKTVQNLPSNKYDAIFLDPYSPAMAPELCTVEFFEELKRLIKDDGIIATYTLAAGVRFAFIEAGFYIGEGPIFGRKSGGTIASIDIKNISKNIPIMDERTIALSDAGIPFRDQNLNHTSSEILDHRVDERSKARHYTRISSAVQTPIFLGKEIDDEKLKRRVFRNLNKVNIPDSQSKEAYYIIEPQENHYKEPSIKFNSKNRIIEMNKRLLNVIKDNTLN, encoded by the coding sequence ATGAATAATCATTTAGATTTTGAGTCAGATTCTATTGAAAAATTTCATAAAATAATTAGAGAATACTTATCTAAAGAAAAAGAAAGTTCAGACCCTATTCATCGTCAGAAACTTTCAAAAATTTTTCATGATTATATAATTCAAACAGAAGATGAATCATACACTATTAACTCTCCTAGTTTTGGTGGTAAAGTTGAAACTATGCATAACTCAAATGGAGCTATAACTGAATCATTTGAAAAATTTGTGAAACCATTTAAAGAAAGCTACTTTTTGAATAATAATATCCAAAAAGATACAGATTTTTCCTATTCAAAAGACATTGCTATACTTGATATATGTAGTGGTTTAGGTTATAACTCTTCAGCTATAATTGATGAGTTTTTGAAGAATAAAGGTAAAAATTCCTCACTTTCAATTGATTTGGCTGAAATATCAATAGAAACTTTAGCTATGGGGCTTCTTATCCCATCTCCTATTAAAAATCATGATATTATTAAAAAAGCTATTGAATCTAAGTTAATTGAAGAGGATTTTGCAAAATTATCTATTGAAAAAACTGAGATTCCTGAAAACATTGATATTAACATTTTCTGTGAGGATGCTCGTAAAACTGTTCAAAATTTACCAAGTAATAAATATGATGCTATTTTTTTAGATCCTTATTCTCCAGCTATGGCCCCTGAACTTTGCACAGTTGAATTTTTCGAAGAGTTAAAACGTTTAATTAAAGATGATGGAATAATAGCTACTTACACATTAGCTGCAGGAGTTCGTTTTGCTTTTATTGAAGCTGGATTTTATATTGGTGAAGGTCCTATTTTTGGTAGAAAATCAGGAGGAACTATAGCTTCTATTGATATTAAAAATATTTCTAAAAACATTCCTATTATGGATGAGCGAACTATTGCATTATCTGATGCAGGAATACCATTTAGGGATCAAAATTTAAATCACACATCATCAGAAATTTTAGACCATAGGGTGGATGAAAGAAGTAAAGCAAGACATTATACTCGAATTTCATCTGCTGTTCAAACACCGATTTTCTTAGGCAAAGAAATAGATGATGAAAAATTAAAAAGAAGAGTTTTTAGGAATCTTAATAAGGTAAATATTCCAGATTCACAATCAAAAGAAGCTTATTATATTATTGAACCTCAAGAAAATCATTATAAAGAACCAAGTATTAAATTCAATTCTAAAAATAGGATTATTGAAATGAATAAAAGATTATTAAATGTTATTAAGGATAATACTTTAAATTAA